Proteins encoded by one window of Candidatus Aminicenantes bacterium:
- a CDS encoding ABC transporter permease: protein MKFWEVIKVAFASLRGNKLRSGLTVLGIIIGIFSIISISTVITMMQNSISEGLSQLGKNTFQIQKFPAMRQGHLSDKIRNRKDLTVEDYSRLRDMLDEAKLVGAEQWQFGRLFKSQWDETNANIQLVGGTPEAMVTNDWAVAQGRTINQDDMDRNRRVCVLGTDLVSKLFPRINPLGQEVKVDGMRLNVIGVFTAQGSMFGQSRDSFVAMPLSTFQAKYGKTSRSINITVMAYSNVTYNRTIDAAIGYMRTIRKVAPGEENDFDIFSNESLIAQVGQITQYVRLGAIVIAFIALLAAGIGIMNIMLVSVTERTREIGIRKAIGAKKRNILFQFIIEAVTLCQFGGVIGIVLGLAAGNMAGKFLNAAPALPLDWVLTGIGLCVVVGIGFGTYPAYKAANLDPIEALRYE, encoded by the coding sequence ATGAAATTCTGGGAAGTCATCAAAGTCGCCTTCGCCTCGCTGCGCGGCAACAAGCTGCGCTCGGGGCTGACGGTGCTGGGCATCATCATCGGCATCTTTTCCATCATCTCCATCAGCACCGTGATCACCATGATGCAGAACTCGATCAGCGAGGGTCTGTCGCAGCTGGGCAAGAACACCTTCCAGATCCAGAAATTCCCGGCCATGCGCCAGGGCCACCTGAGCGATAAGATCCGCAACCGCAAGGACCTGACCGTCGAGGACTATTCCCGGCTGCGCGACATGCTCGATGAGGCGAAGCTGGTCGGCGCCGAGCAGTGGCAGTTCGGCCGGCTCTTCAAGTCGCAATGGGACGAGACCAACGCCAACATCCAGCTGGTCGGCGGCACCCCCGAGGCCATGGTTACCAACGACTGGGCCGTCGCCCAGGGCCGCACCATCAACCAGGACGACATGGACCGCAACCGCCGCGTCTGCGTGCTGGGCACCGACCTGGTCAGCAAGCTCTTCCCGCGCATCAACCCGCTCGGCCAGGAGGTCAAGGTCGACGGCATGCGCCTGAACGTCATCGGCGTTTTCACAGCGCAGGGCTCGATGTTCGGGCAGTCGCGCGACAGTTTCGTGGCCATGCCGCTCTCCACCTTCCAGGCCAAGTACGGCAAGACCAGCCGCAGCATCAACATCACCGTCATGGCCTACAGCAACGTCACCTACAACCGCACCATCGACGCCGCCATCGGCTACATGCGCACCATCCGCAAGGTGGCCCCGGGCGAGGAGAACGATTTCGACATCTTCTCCAACGAATCGCTGATCGCCCAGGTGGGGCAGATCACCCAGTACGTGCGCCTGGGGGCCATCGTCATCGCCTTCATCGCCTTGCTGGCCGCCGGGATCGGCATCATGAACATCATGCTGGTCTCGGTGACCGAGCGCACGCGCGAGATCGGCATCCGCAAGGCCATCGGCGCCAAGAAGCGCAACATCCTCTTCCAGTTCATCATCGAGGCCGTCACCCTCTGCCAGTTCGGCGGCGTCATCGGCATCGTGCTCGGGCTGGCCGCCGGCAACATGGCCGGCAAGTTCCTGAACGCGGCCCCGGCCCTGCCGCTCGACTGGGTGCTGACCGGGATCGGACTCTGCGTGGTGGTCGGAATCGGCTTCGGCACCTACCCGGCCTACAAGGCGGCCAACCTCGACCCGATCGAAGCGCTCAGGTACGAGTGA
- a CDS encoding CocE/NonD family hydrolase translates to MSKRAVGLAMVLFWTVGVVFAVAPDHARQKSGAGLASETPAEFVPAVGSFDYVKRDVMIPMRDKVKLHTIILVPKGASNAPILLTRTPYNATVLTSHASSSHLGPILEGYDNAVDVIIGGGYIRVVQDVRGKYGSEGDYVMNRPLHGVLNPTRVDHATDTTDTIDWLVKHVPESNGRVGIIGISYNGFLALMALVDPHPALRVAVPMNPMVDGWMGDDWFHYGAFRQQNMPYMYEQVATRANEESWWTSHFDDYDMYMEAGSAGELGRRRGLEQVGFWRKLIAHPGYDAFWSGQALDKVLAARPLKVPVMLVHGLWDQEDIYGTPAVYAALEAKDEGNDKVFLVMGPWNHGQQIGDGSSLGALRFGSDTALFFRQEILRPFLDQYLKEGAPKADVAPVTAFETGTNRWRRLPAWPAAADGGAIKVTPLYLNSGLKLGFDSPPAGGMEFTEYVSDPAKPVPFRARPIQPIGYADKGRTWPQWLVDDQREASGRTDVLAFVSDPLAAPLQISGQPLVNLQAASSGSDSDWVVKLIDVYPDEVAGQPAMGGYQLMIAADVFRGRYRESFAAAKPIAVNQPLLYRFALPIVNHVFLPGHRIMVQVQSSWFPLYDRNPQTFVESIFWAKPGDYRPAVQRIYHAPGRESFIGLPLVKMP, encoded by the coding sequence ATGAGCAAACGTGCTGTCGGCCTGGCCATGGTTCTGTTCTGGACGGTCGGAGTCGTCTTTGCTGTGGCGCCGGACCACGCCCGGCAAAAAAGCGGCGCGGGGCTGGCGAGCGAGACCCCGGCCGAATTCGTTCCGGCCGTTGGCAGTTTCGACTATGTCAAACGCGATGTGATGATCCCCATGCGCGACAAGGTGAAGCTGCACACGATCATTCTGGTTCCGAAGGGAGCCAGCAACGCTCCCATCCTGCTCACCCGCACTCCCTACAACGCCACCGTACTGACCAGCCACGCCTCCAGCTCGCACCTGGGCCCCATCCTGGAAGGTTACGACAATGCGGTCGACGTGATCATCGGCGGCGGCTATATCCGCGTGGTCCAGGACGTGCGCGGCAAGTATGGCTCCGAAGGCGACTACGTGATGAACCGGCCGCTGCACGGAGTGCTCAACCCGACGCGCGTCGACCACGCCACCGACACCACCGACACCATCGACTGGCTGGTGAAACATGTACCGGAAAGCAACGGCCGGGTCGGGATCATTGGCATCTCCTACAACGGCTTCCTCGCATTGATGGCGCTCGTCGACCCCCACCCGGCGTTGAGGGTCGCGGTGCCCATGAATCCGATGGTCGACGGCTGGATGGGCGACGACTGGTTCCATTACGGCGCTTTCCGCCAGCAGAACATGCCTTATATGTACGAGCAGGTCGCCACGCGCGCCAATGAAGAGTCGTGGTGGACGAGCCACTTCGATGACTATGACATGTACATGGAGGCGGGATCGGCAGGCGAGCTCGGGCGCCGGCGCGGGCTCGAGCAGGTCGGTTTCTGGAGAAAGCTCATTGCCCATCCAGGCTATGACGCTTTCTGGAGCGGCCAGGCGCTGGACAAGGTGCTGGCAGCCCGCCCGCTCAAGGTGCCGGTCATGCTCGTCCACGGCCTCTGGGACCAGGAGGACATCTACGGCACCCCCGCCGTCTACGCGGCGCTCGAAGCCAAGGACGAGGGCAATGACAAAGTGTTCCTGGTCATGGGGCCCTGGAACCACGGCCAGCAGATCGGCGACGGCAGCAGCCTTGGCGCCCTGAGATTCGGCAGCGACACGGCGCTGTTCTTCCGCCAGGAGATCCTGCGTCCTTTCCTTGACCAGTACCTGAAGGAGGGCGCGCCCAAGGCCGACGTGGCGCCGGTGACGGCCTTCGAGACCGGGACGAATCGCTGGCGCCGCCTGCCCGCCTGGCCGGCCGCTGCCGACGGCGGCGCCATCAAGGTCACACCGCTCTATCTGAACTCCGGGCTCAAGCTGGGTTTCGACTCCCCGCCGGCAGGCGGGATGGAGTTCACGGAGTATGTTTCCGATCCCGCCAAGCCGGTCCCCTTCCGCGCCCGGCCGATCCAGCCCATCGGCTACGCCGACAAGGGGCGGACCTGGCCGCAGTGGCTGGTCGACGATCAGCGCGAAGCGTCGGGCCGGACCGACGTGCTGGCGTTCGTTTCCGATCCCCTGGCGGCGCCGTTGCAGATCAGCGGCCAACCGCTGGTCAACCTGCAGGCCGCCAGCAGCGGCAGCGATTCCGATTGGGTGGTCAAGCTGATCGACGTCTATCCCGACGAGGTCGCCGGACAGCCGGCCATGGGTGGCTACCAGCTGATGATCGCGGCCGACGTCTTCCGCGGCCGCTACCGCGAAAGCTTCGCCGCGGCCAAGCCCATCGCCGTTAACCAGCCTCTGTTGTACCGTTTCGCGCTGCCCATTGTCAACCACGTCTTCCTGCCCGGGCACCGCATCATGGTCCAGGTGCAGTCGAGCTGGTTCCCGCTCTACGACCGCAACCCGCAGACGTTCGTGGAAAGCATCTTCTGGGCAAAGCCCGGGGATTATCGGCCGGCCGTGCAGCGCATCTACCACGCACCCGGCCGGGAGAGCTTCATCGGGCTGCCCTTGGTCAAAATGCCTTGA
- a CDS encoding M28 family peptidase → MKKCRWPWVSCVVFFHLLCPAMRADAGSKTLSAVRVLNPPGVRGSDFAPFFLQGIPCAAFWSNGPHIEYHTPGDTIYRINPDILADIARLAFRAACQVADL, encoded by the coding sequence ATGAAAAAGTGTCGTTGGCCATGGGTGTCGTGCGTCGTGTTTTTTCACCTTCTCTGCCCGGCCATGCGGGCCGATGCCGGGAGCAAGACCCTCAGCGCCGTGCGCGTGCTCAACCCACCCGGGGTGCGCGGCTCCGATTTCGCCCCATTCTTTCTCCAGGGGATCCCCTGCGCCGCCTTCTGGTCGAACGGCCCGCACATCGAGTACCACACCCCCGGCGACACCATCTACCGCATCAACCCCGACATCCTGGCCGACATTGCTCGCCTGGCCTTCCGCGCTGCCTGCCAGGTCGCCGACCTGTAG
- a CDS encoding carboxypeptidase-like regulatory domain-containing protein, producing MRNRNRFLVGLVLLASLTAYLAGQSATGQIFGNVKNTDDDYLPGITVMVTNIATTASVTVVTAKKGRFRFLALDPGLYQISIEQEGYVPRVISGVRLLGGQALNIPVKLKKKS from the coding sequence ATGAGAAATAGAAACAGGTTCCTGGTCGGGCTCGTCCTGCTGGCAAGCCTGACTGCCTATCTTGCCGGCCAGTCCGCGACCGGACAAATATTCGGGAATGTGAAGAATACGGATGACGATTATCTGCCCGGAATCACCGTCATGGTCACGAATATCGCCACCACCGCCTCCGTGACAGTTGTCACCGCAAAAAAAGGGAGATTCCGTTTCCTCGCCCTGGACCCGGGTCTGTACCAAATTAGCATTGAACAGGAGGGCTATGTGCCCCGCGTGATCAGCGGCGTGCGACTCCTGGGCGGGCAAGCGTTGAACATTCCCGTCAAGCTAAAGAAAAAAAGCTGA
- a CDS encoding fucose isomerase, with protein sequence MITIALLRLDSGRHDPQSFERDRAEFLAPLRQEFELLEMNPGEAGPAAAELRVVFIASGGCEDRFRRLYPRLGRPLILLADGKHNSLPAALEISAWVRQQGETAEIVHGDNAFVSSRLRRLADFQKTRRTLRGPIGVIGKPSDWLIASVPDRGLVKKRWGTKFIDIPLRALSDYQADAAEAAALASEFVADAAQLEGVDNAALTAAARLVPALRSLFRNHRLHAATLRCFSLIDSLRTTGCLALSRLNDEGLICGCEGDVAAVFSMLLLYALTGAIPFMANPAKVDVTNRRLLLAHCSVPRRAVSAYRLQTHFETGLGVGLSGDFAPGAVTVFKAGGSGLDKYFVSGAEVLPYQPAASLCRTQVYLQLREPADYFLHNALANHHVLVSGDHAERIDDFMRHCGAARIR encoded by the coding sequence ATGATCACGATCGCCCTGCTGCGCCTGGATTCGGGAAGACACGACCCGCAGAGCTTCGAACGCGACCGCGCCGAGTTCCTGGCGCCACTACGCCAAGAGTTCGAGCTGCTTGAAATGAACCCCGGTGAAGCAGGACCCGCGGCCGCGGAATTGCGCGTTGTTTTCATCGCCTCGGGCGGCTGCGAGGACCGTTTCCGCCGGCTCTACCCGCGCCTGGGCCGGCCGCTCATCCTGCTGGCCGACGGCAAGCACAATTCCCTGCCGGCCGCCCTGGAAATTTCCGCCTGGGTGCGCCAGCAGGGCGAAACAGCGGAGATCGTCCACGGCGACAACGCATTCGTCTCCTCCCGCCTGCGGCGCCTGGCCGATTTCCAGAAGACGCGCCGGACCCTGCGCGGACCGATCGGCGTTATCGGCAAACCCTCCGACTGGCTGATCGCCTCCGTCCCCGACCGCGGCCTGGTTAAAAAACGCTGGGGGACGAAATTCATCGACATCCCCTTGCGGGCGCTGAGCGACTATCAGGCCGACGCGGCCGAAGCCGCGGCCCTCGCCAGCGAGTTCGTTGCCGACGCAGCCCAGCTGGAGGGCGTGGACAACGCGGCGCTGACGGCGGCGGCGCGCCTCGTCCCCGCCTTGAGATCGCTCTTCCGCAATCACCGGCTGCACGCGGCGACGCTCCGTTGCTTCAGCCTGATCGATTCGCTGCGCACCACCGGCTGCCTGGCCCTCTCGCGGCTCAACGACGAGGGGCTGATCTGCGGCTGCGAAGGAGACGTCGCGGCGGTATTCTCCATGCTGCTGCTATATGCCTTGACTGGCGCCATCCCCTTCATGGCCAACCCGGCCAAGGTGGACGTCACGAACAGGCGGTTGCTCCTGGCTCACTGCAGCGTGCCGCGCCGCGCCGTCTCGGCCTACCGGCTGCAAACCCATTTTGAAACCGGCCTGGGCGTCGGACTAAGCGGCGATTTCGCCCCGGGCGCGGTCACGGTATTCAAGGCGGGCGGCTCCGGCCTGGACAAGTATTTCGTCTCCGGAGCCGAGGTGCTGCCGTACCAACCCGCAGCCAGCCTGTGCCGCACCCAGGTTTACCTGCAACTACGCGAGCCGGCCGATTATTTTCTGCATAATGCCCTGGCCAATCACCACGTGCTGGTCAGCGGCGACCATGCCGAGCGGATCGACGATTTCATGCGCCACTGCGGCGCAGCCAGGATTCGCTAA
- a CDS encoding DUF6485 family protein, which translates to MECKKEKNLKICNCTYDPCLRKGDCCACLQFHLQSRELPACCFSREAERTFDRSFAYFARLVAQNKI; encoded by the coding sequence ATGGAATGCAAAAAAGAGAAAAACCTGAAAATCTGCAACTGCACCTACGACCCCTGTTTGCGAAAAGGGGATTGCTGCGCCTGTTTGCAATTCCACCTGCAGAGCCGCGAGTTGCCGGCCTGCTGCTTCAGCCGCGAAGCCGAGCGCACCTTTGACCGCTCGTTCGCCTATTTCGCCCGCCTGGTGGCGCAGAACAAGATTTAG
- a CDS encoding glycosyltransferase family 2 protein, whose protein sequence is MDVLLHPSFWWAAGSVTLAVWLAIAAAAAYNLHHIPWLFPSEPLQVNDALISVIIPVRNEERDVAVALRSVLAQEGVRLEIIVVNDHSNDRSAAILDDVAGSDRRLRVIHNPPLLPGWLGKANAMRAGLEAATGDYVLFTDADVIHAPRCFASALAEMGNRQYDLISCLPLIRVRLFWEYAMLPMSVSALAKLVPEKRQQDRHVPDAAASGSLILLKREVLRRLGGLDPIKGSLADDMTLARAAKRHGFATGYRFAPELMSMQLYKRNREAFISSSKNILIVIEESIWLAPAVPLFTFMLSWSPWIMFILGCWRGDASLALAGLACYGAAYASLFVSRRIFAFRPLPALVFPLTFFIVSYCISRAFMLHLRGSIEWRGRVIRVR, encoded by the coding sequence ATGGACGTCCTGTTGCATCCGTCCTTCTGGTGGGCCGCTGGCTCAGTGACCCTGGCGGTCTGGCTGGCCATTGCCGCCGCTGCGGCCTATAACCTCCATCATATCCCCTGGCTGTTCCCGTCTGAGCCCCTCCAGGTGAACGATGCATTGATCTCGGTGATCATTCCCGTTCGCAATGAGGAGCGGGACGTTGCCGTTGCCCTGCGCTCGGTGCTGGCCCAGGAAGGCGTACGCCTGGAAATCATCGTTGTCAACGATCATTCCAACGACCGCAGCGCCGCCATCCTGGACGACGTGGCGGGCAGCGACCGGCGCCTGCGCGTGATCCATAATCCGCCCCTGTTGCCGGGCTGGCTGGGCAAGGCCAACGCCATGCGCGCCGGCCTTGAGGCAGCAACGGGCGACTATGTCCTCTTCACCGACGCCGACGTCATCCACGCGCCGCGCTGCTTCGCCTCGGCCCTGGCCGAGATGGGCAACAGGCAATACGACCTGATCAGCTGCCTGCCGCTGATCCGCGTGCGCCTTTTCTGGGAGTATGCCATGCTGCCGATGTCGGTCAGCGCCCTGGCCAAGCTGGTGCCGGAGAAGCGGCAGCAGGACCGGCATGTTCCGGACGCCGCCGCCTCGGGATCATTGATCCTGCTGAAGCGCGAGGTGCTGCGGCGGCTTGGCGGCCTGGACCCGATCAAGGGCAGCCTAGCCGACGACATGACGCTGGCGCGCGCGGCGAAGCGGCACGGCTTCGCCACCGGCTACCGCTTCGCGCCGGAGCTGATGAGCATGCAGCTCTACAAGCGCAACCGCGAGGCTTTCATCTCATCCAGCAAGAATATTCTGATCGTCATCGAGGAGAGCATCTGGCTGGCACCGGCCGTTCCGCTTTTCACCTTCATGCTCAGCTGGTCTCCCTGGATCATGTTCATTCTGGGCTGCTGGCGAGGGGACGCTTCACTGGCCCTGGCCGGCTTGGCTTGCTACGGCGCCGCCTACGCCAGCCTGTTCGTTTCCCGCCGCATCTTCGCCTTCCGCCCCCTGCCCGCTCTCGTCTTTCCGCTGACCTTTTTCATCGTCAGCTACTGCATCAGCCGCGCCTTCATGCTGCATCTGCGCGGCAGCATCGAGTGGCGCGGCCGCGTCATCCGCGTCCGCTGA